One window from the genome of Micromonospora aurantiaca ATCC 27029 encodes:
- a CDS encoding PadR family transcriptional regulator, giving the protein MMILGLVRWMQPVHGYDVRRELLSWSADKWANVQPGSIYHALRKLTDEGLLRTVSVEQVGARPARTTYEVTAKGEDEFETLLRAQWWQVQEPPDPFVAAFSFLPAMPRDEAAAALRNRANLLRAGVESMRASLDSDWVRTRKPVHVGWMFELWLARAEAETAWCERIAERIESGVSYLPDGMEQAEGWSGWSDGSR; this is encoded by the coding sequence ATGATGATTCTCGGCCTGGTCAGGTGGATGCAGCCGGTGCACGGCTACGACGTGCGCCGCGAACTGCTCAGTTGGAGCGCGGACAAGTGGGCGAACGTGCAGCCCGGCTCGATTTACCACGCGCTGCGCAAGCTCACCGACGAGGGCCTGCTGCGGACCGTCTCGGTCGAGCAGGTGGGCGCCCGTCCGGCGCGCACCACGTACGAGGTGACGGCGAAGGGGGAGGACGAGTTCGAGACGCTGCTGCGGGCGCAGTGGTGGCAGGTCCAGGAGCCGCCCGATCCGTTCGTCGCGGCGTTCTCCTTCCTGCCGGCGATGCCCCGCGACGAGGCCGCAGCGGCGCTGCGCAACCGGGCGAACCTGCTGCGGGCCGGGGTGGAGTCGATGCGGGCCTCGCTCGACTCGGACTGGGTGCGCACCCGCAAGCCGGTGCACGTCGGGTGGATGTTCGAGCTGTGGCTGGCCCGCGCCGAGGCGGAGACGGCCTGGTGCGAGCGGATCGCGGAGCGGATCGAGTCGGGAGTGTCGTACCTGCCCGATGGGATGGAGCAGGCCGAGGGCTGGTCGGGCTGGTCCGACGGATCACGGTGA